The Synchiropus splendidus isolate RoL2022-P1 chromosome 1, RoL_Sspl_1.0, whole genome shotgun sequence genome includes a window with the following:
- the LOC128766763 gene encoding transmembrane protein 132D-like isoform X1 — MCNLMVHSLLTLTAALITGSFSQRTVEDVAVSSTPSPVYPTINFEVLNAGHVFLRQGTSDPPANSSQKTQTFVITDPGAGLFRPTINASYGPLTVDAPVPQDLLLSGRKILPFILGRQVRSSLPIVRVLFHMPSENNVTASTRKMSGDEGRRKDGAKAKDGAHCVTAYAFWDTKEVRGSCLVSPGGFCVAQLKPEPAWFSSAPRSGSTSKESGKSGVKGSEGNVVEVYFQSRRDQTAQCLPQDSLQRVGVGRGGGREGSGTPMRRVGSVTLFRTQPGNPTFFRLRLGGAVVIQTSSKPLKTTDVATFYVFLASTSTVENFTLRVMAKTGLSFSAVRPSDSALWDIAVDPTKATTPNTVSVVCQRKVTVTAKRGLLEILQLDFVPKDASEQVESQTILWRLELPGNIKDVGTIRIYTAQRDYVGLAPLVMNQDVLNTAVLTGKMVSIPVKTVAVEADGSITDVTKNVSCRSTDEDVLKVSEKCDYVFVNGKETSGKSGVLLNYTYGFLSAQLEMRVWMPRLPLRIEVSDPELNQIKGWRVPITSGNRRSTWDSDEEEEMRKGRGCMLQYQHTTIRVMTPFTAQTDSQAMADLLTREKSVSYFMGPEWQVDVTNLVRYFLKVGDPEIVRLQDGVVVHGRGVGSTTVQVLSPLTSLVLAERSIRVVDDKVSVTELGVQLVSGLSLSLQRSPGSNRAIVAMATAREVITQLKQEAVVSCWVQFSDGAVTPLDLFDRNVYSLTVSTPDESVAVVRRTPQSTFVVAQGEGQGHSAVVKVELRICEECQKSKRKSKLVVGSGLLKISFQNSKGSVVSREGFKDNAGGAAEALGEVKTTVTTREIFSDVGKWLLRRTVNSQSAMMEATTSRPFSSTTLRAQVAVATKMPKGNSLKPPSPTLSTVGQKIFRATPGSASQPVTSGGTNKDEEQRKGFGTMLDISETSTKKIMVTPKKDSPKFKTPRLIESDLIQTFKAMSDLEIGMYALLGVSCIAILGFLLNCASYKLCFRKHKTPIKYGQAPTGEQKTHKHDWVWLGHNNNVDPAPGVPNQVSTLKRKADRTPLEPRHSIDSAGQGSVNTPLPTVSLPIMPERTATLGRSRASASQQGKRKPIDPMANRSATLLARPHRNEPLHSPTSKRNQVQFTTFTTLDIKHLAALKRNGVDLNWSNEQAQNQLPPAEPQMPLPDMPWPVVKPLGEPQ; from the exons ATGTGCAACTTAATGGTCCACTCGCTGCTCACCCTGACGGCGGCTTTGATAACAG GTTCTTTCAGTCAGCGCACTGTTGAAGATGTGGCCGTCTCCTCCACACCGTCTCCTGTTTATCCCACAATCAACTTTGAGGTTCTCAATGCAGGCCATGTGTTTTTAAGACAGGGGACTTCGGACCCACCAGCAAATTCCAGCCAAAAAACTCAGACTTTTGTCATAACTGATCCAGGAGCTGGGCTTTTCAGGCCAACCATCAACGCCTCATATGGCCCCCTCACCGTGGACGCACCTGTTCCTCAAGATCTTCTCCTAAGTGGCCGCAAAATCTTGCCTTTTATTTTGGGCCGCCAGGTCCGTTCTTCTCTCCCGATTGTCAGGGTACTTTTCCACATGCCCTCCGAAAACAACGTCACAGCAAGTACCAGGAAGATGTCCGGAgatgaaggaaggaggaaagaTGGAGCAAAAGCAAAGGACGGCGCTCACTGTGTTACAGCCTATGCCTTCTGGGATACAAAGGAAGTTCGTGGATCATGCCTTGTGTCTCCTGGAGGTTTCTGCGTGGCGCAGCTGAAGCCAGAACCAGCCTGGTTTAGCTCAGCCCCTCGCTCTGGCAGCACCAGCAAGGAGTCTGGGAAATCAGGAGTGAAAGGATCTGAGGGGAACGTTGTGGAGGTCTACTTCCAGAGCAGGCGTGATCAGACGGCTCAGTGTTTACCGCAAGACAGCCTCCAGCGAGTCGGAGTGGGACGTGGAGGAGGTCGGGAGGGATCAGGGACCCCCATGAGGCGTGTCGGAAGTGTCACTCTTTTCAGAACACAACCAGGGAACCCAACCTTCTTCCGCCTGAGGCTTGGTGGAGCAGTGGTCATCCAGACCTCATCAAAACCCCTTAAAACCACTGATGTGGCGACTTTCTATGTCTTCTTGGCGAGTACGTCCACTGTGGAGAATTTCACTCTCAG GGTGATGGCAAAGACGGGACTGTCGTTCAGCGCTGTGCGTCCCAGCGACTCAGCGCTGTGGGACATAGCTGTAGACCCCACCAAAGCAACCACCCCTAACACTGTGTCTGTTGTCTGCCAGAGGAAAGTTACGGTCACTGCAAAGAG GGGTCTTCTGGAGATCTTACAGCTGGACTTTGTGCCGAAAGATGCTTCAGAGCAGGTGGAGAGCCAGACTATCTTGTGGCGCCTGGAACTGCCGGGGAACATTAAGGATGTGGGCACAATCAGAATCTACACAGCCCAGCGAGACTACGTGGGACTGGCACCTCTGGTCATG AACCAAGACGTCTTGAACACGGCAGTGCTGACTGGCAAAATGGTTTCCATCCCGGTGAAAACTGTGGCGGTGGAGGCGGACGGGTCCATCACTGATGTAACCAAAAACGTCAGCTGCAGATCCACCGATGAGGACGTACTTAAA GTGTCTGAGAAGTGCGATTACGTGTTTGTAAATGGAAAAGAGACCAGCGGGAAAAGCGGGGTTCTGCTCAACTATACTTATGGTTTCCTGAGTGCTCAGCTGGAGATGAGAGTTTGGATGCCTAGACTGCCCCTGCGCATTGAAGTTTCTGACCCAGAGCTCAACCAGATAAAAGGCTGGAGGGTGCCAATTACTTCAGGCAACAGGAG ATCAACATGGgacagtgatgaagaggaggagatgaggaagggCCGTGGTTGTATGCTGCAGTACCAGCACACGACCATCAGGGTGATGACTCCATTCACTGCCCAGACTGACTCTCAGGCAATGGCCGACCTGTTGACCAGAGAGAAGTCGGTTAGCTACTTCATGGGACCTGAATGGCAG GTGGATGTAACCAATCTTGTGCGCTATTTCCTGAAAGTGGGAGACCCAGAAATAGTGAGGCTGCAGGATGGAGTGGTGGTGCATGGGCGGGGAGTGGGTTCTACCACAGTCCAG GTTTTGTCTCCTCTGACGTCTCTGGTTTTGGCTGAGAGAAGCATCAGGGTGGTGGATGATAAAGTGAGCGTGACCGAGCTCGGAGTGCAGTTGGTATCTGGGCTCTCGCTGTCCTTGCAACGCAGCCCAGGGAGCAACAGGGCGATTGTTGCCATGGCTACCGCTCGGGAGGTGATCACACAGCTCAAACAG GAAGCTGTGGTGAGCTGCTGGGTTCAATTCAGCGATGGTGCGGTGACTCCCCTTGACCTGTTTGACCGCAATGTCTACTCTTTGACAGTCTCCACTCCTGATGAGTCAGTGGCAGTGGTGCGCCGAACACCCCAGTCCACGTTTGTCGTGGCGCAGGGTGAAGGCCAGGGTCACAGTGCTGTTGTGAAAGTGGAGCTACGGATCTGCGAAGAATGCCAAAAGTCCAAGAGGAAGAGCAAGTTGGTAGTTGGCTCCGGACTTCTCAAGATTAGCTTCCAAAATAGTAAAGGAAGTGTAGTTAGCCGCGAGGGGTTCAAAGATAACGCTGGAGGGGCAGCTGAAGCTTTGGGAGAGGTAAAAACCACAGTCACCACAAGGGAAATATTTAGTGACGTAGGTAAATGGTTGCTTCGAAGGACGGTAAATAGCCAGTCGGCCATGATGGAAGCAACCACCTCGCGACCATTTTCCTCCACAACCCTGCGGGCACAAGTCGCAGTGGCAACCAAAATGCCTAAAGGGAACTCATTAAAACCTCCCTCACCGACTTTGTCAACTGTGGGCCAAAAGATCTTTCGTGCCACACCAGGCTCTGCCAGTCAGCCTGTTACATCTGGTGGAACAAATAAAGATGAGGAGCAGCGGAAAGGCTTTGGAACCATGCTTGATATTTCAGAGACATCCACCAAAAAGATCATGGTTACTCCCAAGAAAGATAGCCCAAAGTTTAAAACACCCCGACTCATAGAAAGTGACCTTATCCAGACATTTAAAGCCATGTCTGACTTGGAAATTGGCATGTATGCGTTGCTCGGGGTGTCTTGCATAGCCATCCTGGGATTTTTGCTCAACTGTGCTTCGTATAAGCTTTGTTTCAGGAAACACAAGACCCCTATTAAGTATGGACAAGCGCCCACTGGTGAGCAAAAGACTCACAAGCATGACTGGGTTTGGCTTGGACACAATAATAATGTCGACCCCGCACCAGGCGTACCAAATCAAGTGTCTACACTGAAGCGAAAGGCCGACAGGACTCCTCTGGAGCCACGTCATTCTATAGACTCGGCGGGGCAAGGCAGCGTAAATACCCCCCTTCCAACTGTTAGTCTACCAATCATGCCGGAAAGAACTGCGACACTGGGCCGCAGCAGAGCAAGTGCCAGTCAACAAGGGAAAAGGAAACCAATTGATCCAATGGCGAACCGCTCGGCCACATTGCTGGCCCGGCCTCATCGCAATGAGCCACTTCATTCGCCGACCAGCAAGCGAAATCAAGTCCAGTTCACCACGTTTACCACTCTTGACATCAAGCATCTCGCAGCGCTGAAGAGAAATGGAGTCGACCTCAACTGGTCTAATGAACAGGCACAGAATCAGTTGCCCCCCGCTGAACCGCAGATGCCATTACCGGACATGCCCTGGCCTGTGGTCAAACCTCTCGGAGAGCCTCAGTGA
- the LOC128766763 gene encoding transmembrane protein 132C-like isoform X2, translating into MCNLMVHSLLTLTAALITGSFSQRTVEDVAVSSTPSPVYPTINFEVLNAGHVFLRQGTSDPPANSSQKTQTFVITDPGAGLFRPTINASYGPLTVDAPVPQDLLLSGRKILPFILGRQVRSSLPIVRVLFHMPSENNVTASTRKMSGDEGRRKDGAKAKDGAHCVTAYAFWDTKEVRGSCLVSPGGFCVAQLKPEPAWFSSAPRSGSTSKESGKSGVKGSEGNVVEVYFQSRRDQTAQCLPQDSLQRVGVGRGGGREGSGTPMRRVGSVTLFRTQPGNPTFFRLRLGGAVVIQTSSKPLKTTDVATFYVFLASTSTVENFTLRVMAKTGLSFSAVRPSDSALWDIAVDPTKATTPNTVSVVCQRKVTVTAKRGLLEILQLDFVPKDASEQVESQTILWRLELPGNIKDVGTIRIYTAQRDYVGLAPLVMNQDVLNTAVLTGKMVSIPVKTVAVEADGSITDVTKNVSCRSTDEDVLKVSEKCDYVFVNGKETSGKSGVLLNYTYGFLSAQLEMRVWMPRLPLRIEVSDPELNQIKGWRVPITSGNRRSTWDSDEEEEMRKGRGCMLQYQHTTIRVMTPFTAQTDSQAMADLLTREKSVSYFMGPEWQVDVTNLVRYFLKVGDPEIVRLQDGVVVHGRGVGSTTVQEAVVSCWVQFSDGAVTPLDLFDRNVYSLTVSTPDESVAVVRRTPQSTFVVAQGEGQGHSAVVKVELRICEECQKSKRKSKLVVGSGLLKISFQNSKGSVVSREGFKDNAGGAAEALGEVKTTVTTREIFSDVGKWLLRRTVNSQSAMMEATTSRPFSSTTLRAQVAVATKMPKGNSLKPPSPTLSTVGQKIFRATPGSASQPVTSGGTNKDEEQRKGFGTMLDISETSTKKIMVTPKKDSPKFKTPRLIESDLIQTFKAMSDLEIGMYALLGVSCIAILGFLLNCASYKLCFRKHKTPIKYGQAPTGEQKTHKHDWVWLGHNNNVDPAPGVPNQVSTLKRKADRTPLEPRHSIDSAGQGSVNTPLPTVSLPIMPERTATLGRSRASASQQGKRKPIDPMANRSATLLARPHRNEPLHSPTSKRNQVQFTTFTTLDIKHLAALKRNGVDLNWSNEQAQNQLPPAEPQMPLPDMPWPVVKPLGEPQ; encoded by the exons ATGTGCAACTTAATGGTCCACTCGCTGCTCACCCTGACGGCGGCTTTGATAACAG GTTCTTTCAGTCAGCGCACTGTTGAAGATGTGGCCGTCTCCTCCACACCGTCTCCTGTTTATCCCACAATCAACTTTGAGGTTCTCAATGCAGGCCATGTGTTTTTAAGACAGGGGACTTCGGACCCACCAGCAAATTCCAGCCAAAAAACTCAGACTTTTGTCATAACTGATCCAGGAGCTGGGCTTTTCAGGCCAACCATCAACGCCTCATATGGCCCCCTCACCGTGGACGCACCTGTTCCTCAAGATCTTCTCCTAAGTGGCCGCAAAATCTTGCCTTTTATTTTGGGCCGCCAGGTCCGTTCTTCTCTCCCGATTGTCAGGGTACTTTTCCACATGCCCTCCGAAAACAACGTCACAGCAAGTACCAGGAAGATGTCCGGAgatgaaggaaggaggaaagaTGGAGCAAAAGCAAAGGACGGCGCTCACTGTGTTACAGCCTATGCCTTCTGGGATACAAAGGAAGTTCGTGGATCATGCCTTGTGTCTCCTGGAGGTTTCTGCGTGGCGCAGCTGAAGCCAGAACCAGCCTGGTTTAGCTCAGCCCCTCGCTCTGGCAGCACCAGCAAGGAGTCTGGGAAATCAGGAGTGAAAGGATCTGAGGGGAACGTTGTGGAGGTCTACTTCCAGAGCAGGCGTGATCAGACGGCTCAGTGTTTACCGCAAGACAGCCTCCAGCGAGTCGGAGTGGGACGTGGAGGAGGTCGGGAGGGATCAGGGACCCCCATGAGGCGTGTCGGAAGTGTCACTCTTTTCAGAACACAACCAGGGAACCCAACCTTCTTCCGCCTGAGGCTTGGTGGAGCAGTGGTCATCCAGACCTCATCAAAACCCCTTAAAACCACTGATGTGGCGACTTTCTATGTCTTCTTGGCGAGTACGTCCACTGTGGAGAATTTCACTCTCAG GGTGATGGCAAAGACGGGACTGTCGTTCAGCGCTGTGCGTCCCAGCGACTCAGCGCTGTGGGACATAGCTGTAGACCCCACCAAAGCAACCACCCCTAACACTGTGTCTGTTGTCTGCCAGAGGAAAGTTACGGTCACTGCAAAGAG GGGTCTTCTGGAGATCTTACAGCTGGACTTTGTGCCGAAAGATGCTTCAGAGCAGGTGGAGAGCCAGACTATCTTGTGGCGCCTGGAACTGCCGGGGAACATTAAGGATGTGGGCACAATCAGAATCTACACAGCCCAGCGAGACTACGTGGGACTGGCACCTCTGGTCATG AACCAAGACGTCTTGAACACGGCAGTGCTGACTGGCAAAATGGTTTCCATCCCGGTGAAAACTGTGGCGGTGGAGGCGGACGGGTCCATCACTGATGTAACCAAAAACGTCAGCTGCAGATCCACCGATGAGGACGTACTTAAA GTGTCTGAGAAGTGCGATTACGTGTTTGTAAATGGAAAAGAGACCAGCGGGAAAAGCGGGGTTCTGCTCAACTATACTTATGGTTTCCTGAGTGCTCAGCTGGAGATGAGAGTTTGGATGCCTAGACTGCCCCTGCGCATTGAAGTTTCTGACCCAGAGCTCAACCAGATAAAAGGCTGGAGGGTGCCAATTACTTCAGGCAACAGGAG ATCAACATGGgacagtgatgaagaggaggagatgaggaagggCCGTGGTTGTATGCTGCAGTACCAGCACACGACCATCAGGGTGATGACTCCATTCACTGCCCAGACTGACTCTCAGGCAATGGCCGACCTGTTGACCAGAGAGAAGTCGGTTAGCTACTTCATGGGACCTGAATGGCAG GTGGATGTAACCAATCTTGTGCGCTATTTCCTGAAAGTGGGAGACCCAGAAATAGTGAGGCTGCAGGATGGAGTGGTGGTGCATGGGCGGGGAGTGGGTTCTACCACAGTCCAG GAAGCTGTGGTGAGCTGCTGGGTTCAATTCAGCGATGGTGCGGTGACTCCCCTTGACCTGTTTGACCGCAATGTCTACTCTTTGACAGTCTCCACTCCTGATGAGTCAGTGGCAGTGGTGCGCCGAACACCCCAGTCCACGTTTGTCGTGGCGCAGGGTGAAGGCCAGGGTCACAGTGCTGTTGTGAAAGTGGAGCTACGGATCTGCGAAGAATGCCAAAAGTCCAAGAGGAAGAGCAAGTTGGTAGTTGGCTCCGGACTTCTCAAGATTAGCTTCCAAAATAGTAAAGGAAGTGTAGTTAGCCGCGAGGGGTTCAAAGATAACGCTGGAGGGGCAGCTGAAGCTTTGGGAGAGGTAAAAACCACAGTCACCACAAGGGAAATATTTAGTGACGTAGGTAAATGGTTGCTTCGAAGGACGGTAAATAGCCAGTCGGCCATGATGGAAGCAACCACCTCGCGACCATTTTCCTCCACAACCCTGCGGGCACAAGTCGCAGTGGCAACCAAAATGCCTAAAGGGAACTCATTAAAACCTCCCTCACCGACTTTGTCAACTGTGGGCCAAAAGATCTTTCGTGCCACACCAGGCTCTGCCAGTCAGCCTGTTACATCTGGTGGAACAAATAAAGATGAGGAGCAGCGGAAAGGCTTTGGAACCATGCTTGATATTTCAGAGACATCCACCAAAAAGATCATGGTTACTCCCAAGAAAGATAGCCCAAAGTTTAAAACACCCCGACTCATAGAAAGTGACCTTATCCAGACATTTAAAGCCATGTCTGACTTGGAAATTGGCATGTATGCGTTGCTCGGGGTGTCTTGCATAGCCATCCTGGGATTTTTGCTCAACTGTGCTTCGTATAAGCTTTGTTTCAGGAAACACAAGACCCCTATTAAGTATGGACAAGCGCCCACTGGTGAGCAAAAGACTCACAAGCATGACTGGGTTTGGCTTGGACACAATAATAATGTCGACCCCGCACCAGGCGTACCAAATCAAGTGTCTACACTGAAGCGAAAGGCCGACAGGACTCCTCTGGAGCCACGTCATTCTATAGACTCGGCGGGGCAAGGCAGCGTAAATACCCCCCTTCCAACTGTTAGTCTACCAATCATGCCGGAAAGAACTGCGACACTGGGCCGCAGCAGAGCAAGTGCCAGTCAACAAGGGAAAAGGAAACCAATTGATCCAATGGCGAACCGCTCGGCCACATTGCTGGCCCGGCCTCATCGCAATGAGCCACTTCATTCGCCGACCAGCAAGCGAAATCAAGTCCAGTTCACCACGTTTACCACTCTTGACATCAAGCATCTCGCAGCGCTGAAGAGAAATGGAGTCGACCTCAACTGGTCTAATGAACAGGCACAGAATCAGTTGCCCCCCGCTGAACCGCAGATGCCATTACCGGACATGCCCTGGCCTGTGGTCAAACCTCTCGGAGAGCCTCAGTGA